The genomic segment TCTCCTTTCAAAAGTGATGGGCCTACGTCGCCTTGCCGGACGCCAGGGCGACCGGCCGCCAACTGCTTTCCGCCCCTGCCCGGGACGGATTGTGCACGAATTCACATGGAGTGGATGATGGGGCGCGCGCTGACGTGCCCGCCCGGCCGCCCTGGAGCCTCCCGGCTCCGCGCGTCCGGCGGGTCGTACGCCGCGTTGCGGCAAGCGGACCGCTACGAAAGCGGACCGGTGTCCCCCCACCCCCTCCCGTCTGTCGCGTGCAGGCCCTCACTGCCCTGTGCGTCGCCAGCCGGGGACCCCGGCCCCGAAGCTTCCTGCCCTGGCGCATTGGCTGCGCCGTTGAGGGAGGGCAAGATACTTTGGAACTCAGGTATATGCCGCCTACGCTTCCGGGAACACTCTGTCAAGCCGCCGTTTTCCTACCTTCCGAGGAGGTGTATTGCAGAGTGCACCAATTCCTTTCTGACCAATTTGGTATGGTAATGCGGTCAGGCCGCCCCGCTACCTACGCTCAAACGACAGGAACAGGAGGGTGCGGCGGATGGTTTGCACGGACCGTGAAACGCTGGGGACCAAACAGGCCGGAGGGCCTTTCAGGCGGGATGGCCCGCGGCCCTGCCGAATACGGTCGGTGGGGAAACGACGCGGGCCGGACGCGGCTACGCCCCGGGAGAGGGCGAACCCGCCGACCCGGCGGCCCACCGCACTGGAGGGGTGGGCCGCCGGAAGAGATGCTGTAGGTGAGGGGCGATCACTCGCAACAGGGCGTTGCGTCCTCGGGGGTGCTGGCCTTGAGCAGTTCTTCGAGGGTCATGGAATCGAGGCGTTCCAGCAGGGCCTTGCTCACCTCCTGCCAGAGGCGGCTGGTGACGCAGGTCTTCAGGCGCGGGCAGCTGGTGCGCTCGGTCCAGCAGGTGACGAGGTTCAGGTCGCCCTCCAGGGCGCGCACGATCTCGCCCATGGAGATGGACGAGGGCGGCTTGGCCAGCAGATGCCCGCCCTTGGAGCCGCGCATGCTGCGGATAAGGCCGGCCTTCTTGAGAATGCGCGACAGTTTTTCCAAATATTTCACGGAAATTCCCTGGCGATGAGCGATTTCGCTCACGCGCACGGGGCCGTTGCCTCCGTTCTGGGCCAGATCGAGCAGCATGCGCGTTCCGTAACGGCTGCGGGTGGTCAGCTTCATGCGGGGGAGTCCTTGTTCGGTTGCCTGGAGCATCTGCTTGATGCTTTTGAAGAAGATTACGCTTTGTTCATCCTTCTGACAAGCCGTCGCGGCCCGGATGATCTTCGCGGTTCCCATTCGCCGCGCCGTGGGCTAGCATCGGCCGGGCAAACAGACGCGGCGCTGGCCCGCCCGACGCCCGCAAGGCCCGTCGCGCGGCGCGCGACCAACTTCCAAGCCCGGGGGCACGCATGGTCACCGACGCCCGGTTCAGCACTCGCATGCGGGCGCGCGCCCGCAAACTGGAGGCCGCGTCCGGCGTCGCCCGGGGACAGTTCGTCCCCCCAGGCGACGTGGTGCGCCTTCTGGAGGCGGTGATCGCCCCGGGAGACCGGGTCTGCATCGAGGGCGACAACCAGAAGCAGGCCGACTTCCTGGCCCAGTGCCTGGCCCGGGTGAACCCCGACCGGGTGAACGGCCTGCGCATGACCCAATCCTCGGTGATCCTCCCGGAGCACCTGGACGTCTTCGAGCGCGGCATCGCCGCCACCCTCGACTTCGCCTACGCCGGGCCCCAGGGGGAACGCCTCTTCCGCATGGTGGACGAGAAACGCCTGACCATCGGCGCCATCCACACCTATGTGGAGCTCTACGCCCGTTCCTACACCGACCTCTGCCCCGACGTGTGCCTGCTCGCCGCCGCCCAGGCCGACAGGGCCGGGAACGTCTACACCGGCTTCAGCACCGAGGAGACCCCGGCCCTCATCGAGGCCACGGCGTTCAAGGACGGGGTGTCCGTGGTGCAGGTCAACGAGGTGGTGGACAAGCTCCCCCGGGTGGACATCCCTTCGGACTGGGTGGACTTCATCGTGGAGAGCCCCAGGCCCTTCTACATCGAGCCGCTCTTCACCAAGGACCCCGCGCGCATCAGCGACGTGCAGGTGCTCATGGGCATGATGGCCATGAAGGCCATCTACGCCCGGTATCTGCCCCGGACCATCAACCACGGCGTGGGGTTCAACACGGCCGCCATCGAACTGCTCCTGCCCACCTACGGCCAGGAGCTGGGGCTCAAGGGCAGGGCCTGCCGCTTCTGGGCGCTCAACCCGCACCCCACCATGATCCCGGCCATCGAGGAGGGCTTCGCGGAGATCGTCTACCCCGTGGGCGGCGAGGTGGGCATGGAGGCCTACGTCAACAACAAGCCCGACATCTTCCCCGTCGGCCCCGGCGGAACCATGCGCTCAAACCGCTTCTTCAGCCAGATGAGCGGCCACTTCGCGGACATCTTCGTGGGCGCCACCCTTCAGATAGACACCCAGGCCAACAGCTCCACGGTAACGTCGGGGCGTCTGGTGGGCTACGGCGGCGCGCCCAACTTCGGCTGCGAGTCGCGCGGGCGCAGGCATGCCAGCCCCGCCTGGCTCGCGGCAGGCGCCGAGGGCTACGCAGGGGCCGCCATGCCCCGGGGCAGGAAGCTCGTGGTTCAGATCGTGGAAACCTTCCGCGGCAGGATGCTGCCCACCTTCGTGGAGCGGCTCGACGCCTGGGACTTCCAGGAAAAGGGCTTCTTTGAGACCCCTCCGGTGATGATCTACGGCGACGACATCACCCACATCGTCACCGAGGAGGGGGTGGCCAACCTGCTGCTGTGCCGCACGCCCCAGGAGCGCGAGCAGGCCGTGCGCGGCGTGGCCGGATTCACGCCCGTGGGCCTGGCCCGCGACAAGGCCATGGTGGACCGCCTGCGCGAGCGCAAGGCCGTGCAGTGGGCCTGCGACCTGGACATCAAGGAGAGCCGCGCCACCCGCGACATGCTGGCGGCCAGGAGCATCAAGGATCTGGTGGACTGGTCCGGCGGCCTCTACGATCCGCCCAGCCGCTTCAGGAACTGGTAGCAGGAGGCCCCATGGAACATCTGGAATTCACCCTCCCCGGCAGGACCGGCGGCCCGCGCGCCAACGAATGGGCCATCGCGGGGGTGGTCACCTCGGGCAATCTGGAGGTCCTGGCCGAGGCCATGGACCTTGGCGGAGCGTGCCGCTTCGTCATCGACACCTCCGCCAAGGGCTACCGGGACACATGGCGGGCCGTGGTGGAGGACTTCATGGCCAAGCACGCCCCGGGCGACGTGCTGTTTTCCATCAACGACTCGGCGGCCAGCCCCGCCGTGGTCGGCCTCCGGCTGGCCCAGGCGCTGGAAGCCCTCAACGGCTGAACGGAGCGGTCCATGCGCGCCACCAGACGCAGCTATTTCGAGGCCACGGCCAGGCAGCGGGTCTCGGGCATCGCGGACCCCGGGAGCTTCAAGGAAATCTGCGGCCCAACGGAGCGCCGCACAAGCCCCAGCCTGCCCTTCTTCGGGCTTCCGGCGGCCTTCGACGACGGCGTGGTGGTGGGCGACGCCCTGATCGGCGGCCGGCCCGTGTCCCTGGCCGCCCAGGAGGGCCGCTTCATGGGCGGGGCCTTTGGGGAGGTCCACGCCGCCAAGGTGGCGGGCCTGCTCCGGCGCGCCCTGCGCACCCGTCCCGAGGCCTTCGTCTTCCTGCTCGATTCGGGCGGAGTGCGCCTGCAGGAGGCCAACGCAGGGGAGATCGGCGTCACGGAGATCATGCGCGCCATCTTCGACCTGCGCCATGCGGGCGTTCCGGTGATCGGCGTGGTGGGGGGCTCCTGCGGCTCTTTCGGCGGCGCGGGGATCGTCAGCGGCTGCTGCGACACGCTCATCGCCTCGCAAGAGGGGCGCATGGGCGTCTCCGGCCCGGAGGTCATCGAAACCACCATGGGCGTGGAGGCCTTCGACTCCCGCGACAGGGCGCTGGTCTGGCGCACCACGGGCGGCAAGAACCGCCGTCTGTTCGGCGCGGTGAGCGCCCTGGTGGAGGACCACATCCCGGCCTTCCGGGAGGCCCTCCTCAAGGCCCTGGACCGCCCCGCCTCCTTCACCCTGGAAGCCCTGGCCGCCAGGCGCGCGGCGCTCAAGGCCCGGTTCGAGACGTACGGATCGGCCGGGGACGCCCTGGACATCTGGCGCGCCATGGGGTTCGACCGGCCGGAGGACGTGCCCGCCATGGACGTCCGCGATCTTGAGGCGCGGCTTGAGCCCGCGCGGGAGGAAACGCCGTGAAGCTCGACGAGGCGCTCAAAAGCCTGTTCCCGGCAGGATGCTCCGTGCGGACCGAGGGGAACGTGGTCCTGGGCGAGGCCCGCGTCGGGACGCGCGGCGAGGCCGTGGCCGCGGTTCTGGGCACCACGGACAACGCCTTCATCGGCCTGGAGGAGATCCTGGCCCTGGGCGAGGGCCTGCTGGACGTGCTGCGCGACCATCCGGGCCGCCCCGTGGTCCTGCTGGTGGACAACGCCGGGCAGCGCATGGCCCTGCGCGAGGAGCTGCTGGGACTCTTCGAATACATCGCCAACCTTGCCGCCCTGCAGGACCTGGCCCGCCGCAGGGGCCACAAGATCCTGGCTGTGGTCTACGGCAACTCCGTCGCGGGGGGCTTCATCGCCTGCGGGATGCTGGCGGACCGGATCTGCGCCCTGGCCGACGCCCGCACCTCGGTCATGAACCTGGCGTCCATCGCCCGGGTGACCCGCCTCTCCCAGGACTTCCTGGAGGAACTGAGCAAAACCCTGCCCGTGTTCGCGCCCGGGCTCCAACCTTTCTTCAAGATGGGCGGCATCCACGAAATCTGGGACGCGGACCACGCCCAGCGCCTGGAGGCCGCCCTGGCCGCCTGCTCGCCCCAGGACGAGCGGGCCGCCCTGGGCCGGGAGCGCGCCGGACGCACCCTGGCCCGGGACATCATGGACCGCGTGGCCTCGGCCTGACCCATGCGGCTCGTCGCGGCGCATCGCCATTGGTTCGCGCGGCTTGCCCCCGAAGCCTGGGCCGAAGGGCTCGTGCGCCCCGACGGATGCGCGCCCCGGAACCCGGAGCGCATCGGCCGGTGGATCGGGGCCGGGCTGCCGCTGGTGGTGCGCCGCCCCTGCCGGACGCCCGATGGGCTGCTCTGCTGCGGCCTGGCCCTGCCTCCCGGGGAGGGCGGCCTGCGGCTGCCGTACGCGGTCCATGCCCGGGCCGTCCTGGCGCTCGACCCGCCCCCCCTGCTGCGCCAGTGCCTGGAGGCCGCGCCCGCCCCCTGGCGCTCGGGCCTCGCCCGGCTCCTCCAGGTCCTGGAGGATGCGGGCCTTGCCCCGCGCGTGTTCGGCAGCCTGGCCTGGGCCGGTCTGACCGGCCTGGATTTCCTCCATGCTGGGTCCGACGTGGACCTGCTGGTGGCCGTGGACCGGCGTGAAGCGCTGGACGCCCTCGGGCGCGCGCTGGCCGACCCGGGCGGGGACGCCCCCCCGGTGGAGGCGGAGGTGCTCCTGCCGGACGGTGGAAGCTTCCAGTGGGCCGAATACGCCAGAAACACTCCCAAGGTGCTCGTCAAATCCGATGCAGTCGTCCATCTTGCCAGCCGGAACTCCCTCCTGGACTCCCTGGGGGCCTGAGGCCCCTCCCGCGCGCGTGCTGCCCGAGGCCCCGACCGGGTGCGGCCTCGCGAACGCGCGCGCGGTCGCGCCCGCAATCTGCCCCGAGGCCATCGCCCGCGCCGCCTGCGCGGCGCTCCTGCGGGAGCTTGCGACCTATCCCAAGCCCGGGCTCGTCAGCTTCCGCGACTCCGGCAGCCACCGGGACATGGACGCGGGCACGTTCCTGGCCAGCATCAAGGCCCTGCGCTCCCCGCTGCGGGAGCTGGCCCGGGCGGGTGGCCAGGGCGCGGAGCTGGCCGCGCTGCGCGCCATCGGGCTGGCGGCCGAGGCGCGCATGCTGGAGGCCACGGGAGGCGTGAACACCCACAAGGGGGCCATCTTCTGCCTGGGCCTGCTGGCGGCGGCCGCCGGAGCCCTGGCCGCCGGGGGCCGCGCCCTGGACTTCCAGGGGCTTTCGGGGCACGTCCGGACGCGGTTCGGGGAGGAGCTCGCGGCGTCGTTCCCCCTGGCGGCCCGCAGCGCCGGGGAGCGCGCCCGCAGCCTCCACGGCCTGGGCGGCGCGCGCCTGGAGGCGGCCCGGGGCTTTCCCAGCGTCGCGCGGGCCGGACTTCCGGCCCTGGACGAAGCGCTGGAGGCGGGCCTGCCCCTGGCCAGCGGGCGCGTGCACTGCTTCTTCGCGCTGCTGGAAACCGCCGAGGACACCACCCTGGTCCATCGGGGGGGCCTGCGCGGCCTGGACTACGCCAGACGCCGCGCCCGGCGTTTCAACCGGCAGGGCGGGGCCTTGGCGCGGGGCTGGGAGCAACACGCCCTGGAAATCCACCGGGCGTTCACGGCCCGCAACCTGAGCGCCGGGGGCGTGGCCGACCTGCTGGCCGCCACGCTCTTCTGCCGCTCCATGGAGACTCTCCGATGGCCGCATTCGCCGTGCTCTGCTCCGGGCAGGGCCGCCAAACCCCGAACCTGATCGCCAGGGCGTCCGGCAGCCCCGGGGCCGCGCGCCTGCTGGACGCGGTGCGCCCGCACCTGCCCGCCGGACTGCGCGAAGCCCCCGGGGACGTGGATCCGGACCTGCTGTTTCTGGACGCCATCGCCCAGCCGCTCATCTGCCTTTACCAGTTGATGGCCTGGGAGACGCTCGCGCCGTCCATGCCCCGGCCGGACCTGCTGGCGGGGTACAGCCTCGGGGAGTTCAACGCCTGCGCCCTGGCGGGGTGTTTCGCGCCAGGCCAGGCCCTGGACCTGGCGGCCCGCAGGGCGCGGGAGATGGACCAGGCGGCGGCCGGGACGCCTTCCGGGCTGATGGCCGTGCTGGGCCTGTCCCCGGAGACGGCGGCGCGCGTGGCGGGGCAATGCCGGGGGAGCCTGGCCATCGTCGTGGGGCCGGACCATGTGGTGGCCGGCGTCGGGAGGGAACGTTTCGAGGAGCTTTCCCGGGCGTTCGCCGCCGCGGGCGCGACGCGGGTGGAGCCCCTGCCCGTGCCCCTGGCCTCCCACACCCCCTTCCTGGCCCAGGCCTCGGCGCGCTTCGGGGAGGCGCTGCGCCAGACGATGCCGACCCCACCCGCCGTGCCGGTGCTCTCCGGGGTGAGCGCCGAGGCGCAGTGGGACCCAGCCCCTATCGCGCGGGCCCTGGCAGCGCAGATCAGCACCACCATCCGCTGGGACCTGTGCATGGAGACCATGCTCTCGCGCGGATGCCGGGTGTTCCTGGAACTCGGCCCCGGCAGGGACCTGTCCCACATGATACTGGCGCGCGACCCCGGCGCGGCCGCCCGCTCCCTGGATGAATTCCACGACATTTCGGCCGCCTCCGCGTGGGTGGCGAAGGAGCTCTCCAGGCAGGAATGAGCGCGCCCCCGCCGGGCGGCGGCGGGAAGCCCTTCCTCAGGACCGGCGGCGGGGCGGCCTTCCTCAGGACCGGCGCGCCGGGCCGGGAGCGGCCAGGTCCGGGAACGGGTCCGGTACGGCCTCGCTCCACGTGGCGGGGCAGCGCACCACGTTCCCGGCCTTGTTGGCGTAGAGCACGTAGCCGTGGTCGCGCCCGAAGCGCCAGAGGTCGCGCGTGACGGCCACGTCCGCCTTGCAATAGTGGATGATCTCCTCCACGCGCCCCTCCTTCCACCACTGCAGGGCCTTGAGGCCGTCGGCGGTCTTGGAGGCCCCCAGGGTGGCCCGGGCCAGGGTGTCCAGGGAGACGCGCACGCCCAGGCGCGCCTTGATGCGCTCCAGGAGGTCCAGGGTGGGCAGGCGGGAGAAGTCCAGGGAGGTGTAGCGGCGGAGCACCTCGTAGTCGAAGCGCAGGCAGTTGAAGCCCACCACGAGATCGGCCCGGGTCAGGGTCTCTACGAGCTCCTGCGCGCGCTCCTCGGTGAACGTCAGGAAATCGTCCGCCTGGGAGTCCCAGACCACGCCCACGGAGAGGCGCATGTCGCGCGCCTTGTGCCAGCCGCCCACCTCGGCGGCGGAGAGCTGGGTCTCCACGTCGAAGACCATCACCCGTCCGGGGTCGCGGGGCGGCTCGACGCGGGGAGCGCCGGGGACCTGCGCGGACCCGGCGAAGGGCGGCGCGGCGCGCGGCGCGTCCCTGCCAGAGCCGGGGCCGGATGCCCCCCCGGGCTGCGTGTCGCGGCGCGGTATCACGCCGGACGCGTCCGGCCCCACGGCGGCATCGCCCTCCTCCCGCGCGGGCGCCGCCGGTCCGACCGCCGCGAAAACCTCGCCCCTGGGGAGCGCGCCCTGCTCGGCCGCCTCGTCCTCCCGGGCGAT from the Fundidesulfovibrio magnetotacticus genome contains:
- a CDS encoding triphosphoribosyl-dephospho-CoA synthase, yielding MQSSILPAGTPSWTPWGPEAPPARVLPEAPTGCGLANARAVAPAICPEAIARAACAALLRELATYPKPGLVSFRDSGSHRDMDAGTFLASIKALRSPLRELARAGGQGAELAALRAIGLAAEARMLEATGGVNTHKGAIFCLGLLAAAAGALAAGGRALDFQGLSGHVRTRFGEELAASFPLAARSAGERARSLHGLGGARLEAARGFPSVARAGLPALDEALEAGLPLASGRVHCFFALLETAEDTTLVHRGGLRGLDYARRRARRFNRQGGALARGWEQHALEIHRAFTARNLSAGGVADLLAATLFCRSMETLRWPHSPCSAPGRAAKPRT
- a CDS encoding ACP S-malonyltransferase; the encoded protein is MAAFAVLCSGQGRQTPNLIARASGSPGAARLLDAVRPHLPAGLREAPGDVDPDLLFLDAIAQPLICLYQLMAWETLAPSMPRPDLLAGYSLGEFNACALAGCFAPGQALDLAARRAREMDQAAAGTPSGLMAVLGLSPETAARVAGQCRGSLAIVVGPDHVVAGVGRERFEELSRAFAAAGATRVEPLPVPLASHTPFLAQASARFGEALRQTMPTPPAVPVLSGVSAEAQWDPAPIARALAAQISTTIRWDLCMETMLSRGCRVFLELGPGRDLSHMILARDPGAAARSLDEFHDISAASAWVAKELSRQE
- the mdcA gene encoding malonate decarboxylase subunit alpha, yielding MVTDARFSTRMRARARKLEAASGVARGQFVPPGDVVRLLEAVIAPGDRVCIEGDNQKQADFLAQCLARVNPDRVNGLRMTQSSVILPEHLDVFERGIAATLDFAYAGPQGERLFRMVDEKRLTIGAIHTYVELYARSYTDLCPDVCLLAAAQADRAGNVYTGFSTEETPALIEATAFKDGVSVVQVNEVVDKLPRVDIPSDWVDFIVESPRPFYIEPLFTKDPARISDVQVLMGMMAMKAIYARYLPRTINHGVGFNTAAIELLLPTYGQELGLKGRACRFWALNPHPTMIPAIEEGFAEIVYPVGGEVGMEAYVNNKPDIFPVGPGGTMRSNRFFSQMSGHFADIFVGATLQIDTQANSSTVTSGRLVGYGGAPNFGCESRGRRHASPAWLAAGAEGYAGAAMPRGRKLVVQIVETFRGRMLPTFVERLDAWDFQEKGFFETPPVMIYGDDITHIVTEEGVANLLLCRTPQEREQAVRGVAGFTPVGLARDKAMVDRLRERKAVQWACDLDIKESRATRDMLAARSIKDLVDWSGGLYDPPSRFRNW
- a CDS encoding RrF2 family transcriptional regulator; translated protein: MKLTTRSRYGTRMLLDLAQNGGNGPVRVSEIAHRQGISVKYLEKLSRILKKAGLIRSMRGSKGGHLLAKPPSSISMGEIVRALEGDLNLVTCWTERTSCPRLKTCVTSRLWQEVSKALLERLDSMTLEELLKASTPEDATPCCE
- the mdcC gene encoding malonate decarboxylase acyl carrier protein — translated: MEHLEFTLPGRTGGPRANEWAIAGVVTSGNLEVLAEAMDLGGACRFVIDTSAKGYRDTWRAVVEDFMAKHAPGDVLFSINDSAASPAVVGLRLAQALEALNG
- a CDS encoding biotin-independent malonate decarboxylase subunit gamma, translated to MKLDEALKSLFPAGCSVRTEGNVVLGEARVGTRGEAVAAVLGTTDNAFIGLEEILALGEGLLDVLRDHPGRPVVLLVDNAGQRMALREELLGLFEYIANLAALQDLARRRGHKILAVVYGNSVAGGFIACGMLADRICALADARTSVMNLASIARVTRLSQDFLEELSKTLPVFAPGLQPFFKMGGIHEIWDADHAQRLEAALAACSPQDERAALGRERAGRTLARDIMDRVASA
- a CDS encoding biotin-independent malonate decarboxylase subunit beta, yielding MRATRRSYFEATARQRVSGIADPGSFKEICGPTERRTSPSLPFFGLPAAFDDGVVVGDALIGGRPVSLAAQEGRFMGGAFGEVHAAKVAGLLRRALRTRPEAFVFLLDSGGVRLQEANAGEIGVTEIMRAIFDLRHAGVPVIGVVGGSCGSFGGAGIVSGCCDTLIASQEGRMGVSGPEVIETTMGVEAFDSRDRALVWRTTGGKNRRLFGAVSALVEDHIPAFREALLKALDRPASFTLEALAARRAALKARFETYGSAGDALDIWRAMGFDRPEDVPAMDVRDLEARLEPAREETP
- the mdcG gene encoding malonate decarboxylase holo-[acyl-carrier-protein] synthase, producing MRLVAAHRHWFARLAPEAWAEGLVRPDGCAPRNPERIGRWIGAGLPLVVRRPCRTPDGLLCCGLALPPGEGGLRLPYAVHARAVLALDPPPLLRQCLEAAPAPWRSGLARLLQVLEDAGLAPRVFGSLAWAGLTGLDFLHAGSDVDLLVAVDRREALDALGRALADPGGDAPPVEAEVLLPDGGSFQWAEYARNTPKVLVKSDAVVHLASRNSLLDSLGA